The segment CGTGGTCCACCCGCAGGCCGCCGGCGTGGCGCAGTGCCGAGCGGATCATGTCCCGGTAGGGCGCGTAGCCGCGTTCGGCCAGCTGCCGTGGCTTCCACGGCGGCTGGCTCCAGTCCTGCCCCTGTTGGGTGAACGCGTCCGGCGGGGCACCGACCGAGGCGCCGATGGCCAGCACGTCCTGCAGCGCCCAGGAGTCCGCGCCGCCGGGATGCACCCCGACGGCCAGGTCATGGATGACGCCCAGCGGCATGCCCGCGGCCCGGGCCGAGGCGGCCACGTCGGCCGATTGCTCGTCGATCAGCCACTGCAACCAGGCGTGGAACTCCACCCGGTGGGCCAACCGTTCGCGTTCCGCGGCGACCGCCGGGGTGGCCGGGTTGCGCAGTTCCTCCGGCCAGATCATCCACTCCGCGCCGTGCACCTCGACCAGCGCGCACCAGGTGGCGAAGTCCAGCAACCCGACGCCCTCGCGCGCCAGGTAGGCCCCGAAGGCGGACTGCCGGGCCGGGCTGCGGCCGGTGGCGTGGATCAGCTCCAGGGCCTCTTTCTTGGCCGCCCACACCAGATCGCGGTCGATCAGGTCGTCCGGCCCGCCGCAACCCTGCAGCGGCTCGGCCAGCTTGCCGAGCCGGGCCCGGTCGGTGGCGGACAGCTGCGCACACTCCGGGATCGACGCCACCGACAGGTAGAGCGGGTTGATGAAGCGTCGGGTCATCGGCAGGTACGGCGAGGGTTCGATCGGTGGCACCGGCGCGGCCGCGTGCAACGGGTTCACCAGCACGAAACCCGCGTCCAGCTCAGCACCGGACCAGGTGATCAATTCGGCCAGGTCGGACAGGTCACCGAAGCCCCACGAGGCGCGGCTGCGCAACTGGTAGAGCTGGATCATCCAGCCCCAGGTCTGACGATCCCTCAGCTCGGTCGGGAACTCGACCCGCGGTGGCACCACCACCAGCACCGCTTCGGCGTGCCGGCCGTCGCTCGCCGCGTGCACGGTGTGCCAGCCCAGCGGCAGGTCGGCGGGCAGCTCGAAGGTGGCCTCGCCGATCATGGCGCCGTCCAGCTCGCAGGGGTCCACCCAGCGGTCCAGCTGGCGCACCTCGCGCCGGGTGCCGTCCTCCAGTTCCACATGCACCAGCGCGGGGTCACCGTGCGGCACGTGCACCCAGAATGTGGTCGGTGCGCCGTCGTCGACGCGGCGCACCAGGCAGGGCGGCAGCATGCGGCGCCACCGGTCCTCGTCCAGCCGGGCGAGTTCGGCGCCCGCCGTCGACGGTGTGGCGGCGTCCACCCCGAGCGCGTTCAGCACCGCGATGACCGTGGATTCGGGGACGTCGACGTATTCCCCCCGCCAGTCCCAGTACTCCGTGGCCACTCCGTACGCGGTCGCCAGGGCGACCAGGTTCGCGGACAGTTCACTCATGCGCGGATCCTCGGCAGCGACGGCACCGGACGATTCTGACTACCCCGCCTGCCGGAGAATGCAACGGGGTTAGGCCGACGCCTCGTCCGGGAACGCCTCGCGGCCGTGTCCGGACAGGTAGGGCAGCCAGCGCGGGTCGTGCCGGCCGGTGCCCAGGATCCGCCAGACCGCCCCCGACGGCGCCCGCGGCGCCGGCCGCACCCCCCAGCCCAGCTCGGCGACGTGCCGATCGCTCTTGATGTGGTTGCACCGCCTGCAGGCGGCGACCACGTTCTCCCATACGTGTTGCCCACCGCGGCTGCGCGGCACCACGTGGTCGACGCTGGTGGCCACCCCGCCGCAGTACACGCAGCGGCCGCCGTCGCGGGCGAAGATGGCGCGGCGGGTGAGCGGGATGCCGGCCCGGTAGGGCACCCGCACGAAGCGGTTCAGCCGGACCACGGCGGGTAACGCCAACGACACCGAGGCGCTGTGCAGCACGGCGCCGGAGTTCTCCACGGCGATCGCTTTGTCGTTCAGGATGAGAACCAGCGCGCGTCTAGCCGGCACGACGCACAGTGGCTCGTACGTCGCGTTCAGGACCAACGCGTGGCCCACCGCGCCTCCTTACGGCACACCCGGCGCGTGGCGCGCCGGGTGCGTCCAGCACCAGTGTCGGTGACGGGGGCCACTTTCGACCAGAACATTCGCCTACCGACTCCCGGGCCGCCCGCTCGATAGGTTGAGCAGCCATGCGACCCACCTACCCCGCCGCCGCCCGTCAGGACATCGTCGAGGACCTGCATGGGCACTGGATCGCGGACCCGTACCGCTGGCTGGAGGACCCGGGCAGCGAGGCGACCAAGGCGTGGTCGGCGGCCCAGGATGAGCTGTTGGCCGCGCACCGGGAGGCCTGGCCGGGGCGGGACGCGCTGCGCACCCGACTCACCTCGCTGTTCGGCGCCGGGATGATCGACGCCCCGGTCTGGCGCGGGCAGCGGCGCTTCTTCATGCGCCGCTCGGCCGAGCAGGAGCACGCGGTGCTGCTCACCGTCGACCCGGATGGCACCGAACGGACGCTGCTCGACCCGATGGCCATCGACGCCTCCGGGCGGACCACGTTGGACGCCTGGCAGCCGTCCAAGGACGGCACTCTGCTCGCCTACCAGCTCTCCGAGGGCGGCACCGAGGAGTCGGTGCTGCGGGTGATCGACGTCGCCACCGGCGCGCTGCTGGACGGCCCCATCGACCGGGCCCGGTACTCCCCGGTGGCCTGGCTGCCCGGCAACGCCGCGTATTACTACGTGCGGCGGCTGCCGCCGGGGGCGATCCCGGAGGAGGAGCAGCAGTATCACCGGCGGATCTACCTGCACCGGGTGGGCAGCGACCCGGCCTCCGACGTGCTGATTTTCGGCGAGGGCCTGGACATGACCAACTACTACGGGGTCTCGGTGAGCCGGGACGGCCGTTGGTTGGCGATCACCGCGAATCCCGGCACCGCCCCGCACAACGACCTGTGGCTGGCCGACCTGACCAGCAGCCCGCTGGAGGCCCCGGACCTCACGGTGGTCCAGCAGGACGTGGACGCCTCCACCGGGGTGGAGATCGGCCGGGACGGTCGGTTGTACGTGTTCACCGATCTGGCGGCCCCGCGGGGGCGGTTGTGCGTGGCCACCCCGCAGCAGGCAACCGCCGAGCACTGGACGGACCTCATCGCGCAGGACCCGGAGGCAGTGCTCGACGGGTACGCGAT is part of the Sporichthyaceae bacterium genome and harbors:
- the malQ gene encoding 4-alpha-glucanotransferase, which codes for MSELSANLVALATAYGVATEYWDWRGEYVDVPESTVIAVLNALGVDAATPSTAGAELARLDEDRWRRMLPPCLVRRVDDGAPTTFWVHVPHGDPALVHVELEDGTRREVRQLDRWVDPCELDGAMIGEATFELPADLPLGWHTVHAASDGRHAEAVLVVVPPRVEFPTELRDRQTWGWMIQLYQLRSRASWGFGDLSDLAELITWSGAELDAGFVLVNPLHAAAPVPPIEPSPYLPMTRRFINPLYLSVASIPECAQLSATDRARLGKLAEPLQGCGGPDDLIDRDLVWAAKKEALELIHATGRSPARQSAFGAYLAREGVGLLDFATWCALVEVHGAEWMIWPEELRNPATPAVAAERERLAHRVEFHAWLQWLIDEQSADVAASARAAGMPLGVIHDLAVGVHPGGADSWALQDVLAIGASVGAPPDAFTQQGQDWSQPPWKPRQLAERGYAPYRDMIRSALRHAGGLRVDHVMGLFRLWWVPDGCTPSEGTYVRYDHEAMVGILALEAHRADAVVIGEDLGTVEPWVREYLDDRGMLGTSILWFERDAHGPLRPEQWRELCLGTVTTHDLPPTRGYLTGEHVALRNRLGLLSNPVEQEWAALHAELAGWRALLDELGIDRGGEVGDAGSMDATVLALHQALAATPCLLRGLTLGDAVGDRRTHNQPGTYREYPNWQYPLLDGNGTPVLLEDIKSSASVARLTGLFRNAQADARA
- a CDS encoding HNH endonuclease, with translation MGHALVLNATYEPLCVVPARRALVLILNDKAIAVENSGAVLHSASVSLALPAVVRLNRFVRVPYRAGIPLTRRAIFARDGGRCVYCGGVATSVDHVVPRSRGGQHVWENVVAACRRCNHIKSDRHVAELGWGVRPAPRAPSGAVWRILGTGRHDPRWLPYLSGHGREAFPDEASA